In Acinonyx jubatus isolate Ajub_Pintada_27869175 chromosome B3, VMU_Ajub_asm_v1.0, whole genome shotgun sequence, a genomic segment contains:
- the ABHD12B gene encoding protein ABHD12B, with translation MDARDCAAAWWEMVGRNLRSIPCSCSTLGRKIAALYNSFTSKPLKEHIFPPLMNMLIFFNFFKAPFLVDLKRPELKIAHTVNFYIRVEPGVILGIWHTVPSCRGEDAKGKDRCWYEAALHDGNPIIVYLHGSAEHRAAPHRLKLVKVLSDGGFHVLSVDYRGFGDSTGKPTEEGLTADAICVYEWTKERCGTTPVCLWGHSLGTGVATNAAKVLEEKGFPVDAIILEAPFTNIWVASINYPLLKIYRKLPGFLRMLMDALRKDKIVFPNDENVKSLSSPLLIIHGEDDNTVPLEFGKKLYEIAHNAYRNKERVKMVIFPPGFQHNLLCKSPMLLKTVRDFLSKQWA, from the exons ATGGACGCGCGGGACTGCGCGGCCGCCTGGTGGGAAATGGTGGGGCGGAACCTGCG ATCTATTCCATGTTCCTGTTCAACACTAGGAAGAAAAATTGCGGCTCTGTACAACAGCTTTACTAGTAAACCgttaaaagaacacattttcccTCCTTTGATGAAcatgctaatattttttaattttt TCAAAGCACCCTTTCTTGTGGATTTAAAGAGACCGGAGTTAAAGATTGCTCACACAGTGAACTTCTATATCAGAGTCGAACCTGGGGTGATTCTGGGAATCTG GCACACAGTTCCCAGCTGCCGGGGTGAGGATGCGAAGGGAAAGGACCGTTGCTGGTACGAAGCAGCCCTTCATGATGGCAATCCAATCATTGTTTATCTTCATGGCAGTGCGGAACATAG GGCAGCTCCTCACAGACTTAAGCTCGTAAAG GTGCTGAGTGACGGTGGCTTTCATGTCCTGTCTGTGGACTACAGAG GGTTCGGGGACTCCACAGGGAAGCCCACAGAGGAGGGGCTGACTGCAGATGCTATTTGTGTCTATGAGTGGACCAAGGAGAGATGTGGTACCACCCCTGTGTGTCTCTGGGGCCACTCTCTGGGTACAGG AGTTGCGACCAATGCCGCAAAAGTACTGGAAGAGAAAG gaTTCCCAGTTGATGCTATTATCCTGGAGGCTCCATTTACCAACATATGGGTTGCAAGTATCAATTATCCCTTGTTAAAG atttaccgGAAACTTCCAGGATTTTTACGCATGCTTATGGATGCcctgagaaaagacaaaatagtCTTCCCTAATGATGAAAA TGTTAAATCCCTGTCTTCTCCCCTTCTCATCATACATGGTGAGGATGACAACACGGTGCCTTTGGAGTTTGGAAAAAAG CTCTATGAAATTGCACATAATGCATACAGGAACAAAGAGAGGGTCAAGATGGTGATCTTTCCTCCTGGTTTCCAACACAACTTGCTCTGTAAAAGCCCCATGCTGTTAAAAACTGTGAG agattTCCTGAGCAAGCAGTGGGCATGA